GCTCCTTTTTGAAAGGAAATAGAGGAGGAGTGTatctcagagagaggaaaggtgcGAAGGGTACTGCGAAGAGTGAAGGAgtgggaaactgtggtcagaatgtgagagaagaaaggaaagaaaagaactatTGCACTTTAGACCTCCGGCCATGCTCATTCTATGCTGTTTCATCTACTACTAGGCACTTTCTCAATAACAGACATTTGGaagataataaaattatattgtatCTGGAGTATGAATGATCCACCACAGCtgtaaaccaagaaaaaaaaaaaacttctaaaattagaaaaagatCTAAATCTACAATTGAAAATTTCTATTGAACTACAACATTTAGTAAAAATGCTTTTACATTGTatgcttcttttatttatttcttcaataGCATGAATAAAACACgacaattttatgaaaaataaaaaaatcttgtgGTAACTactgagaaacaacaaaaatgggcTCATAACTTGGCATAATGGTTTTCAAAATAGCTGTTTTGTCATTAAGAACTGTAATCTGGTATTATCTTCAACTGGATATCATATAACAAAACTATTCATATCTTTAGTTAATCATAGTATAATCTAGCATTAAAgtacatgaaatgaaaaatgtgTAGATATTGacccaggaaacagaaagaatccCAAAACAGTGAGCAGGTATTAAAATCTGCcatgcagataaaataaaaagtaattatacTAGAAAACCTCTTTTTTCCCCAAAATTTATCTAGGTATTGTTCTCAATAATTTCTCATGGATGTATATAATCATGAATTTCAAAATACCAGTTAGTTGACTGCTTaggaaagaataaattaatttagttctttcattctttattatATGGAAAAAAtctttgtcttttattatttatgttcaGTAATTCTTTACTAAATTAATTCTAATCTCAATGAAAAGTTGATTCAGCTCTTCAGTGGCTTTGCATAAAGTAAAGCACACCTAAAGAATTCCCTGGGGATACCGCATCATCCTTTGTTAGAGTAGCTTTGGAATTAGTGTGTGTTTAGTTAAAAAAACATTCTCAATTTTTCCATAGTTAATCTTTTACACCAAAGTTTTTCCATACAAATTTTTATCTCTGAATTTCTCAGAGTGTATATTAAAGGATTCAACATGGGAGTGATAACTGTATAAACTACAGTCAGGGACTTATCAATAGGAAAGTTGGAGACAGGTCTAACATACATGAAAATACAGGGAACAAAAAAGAGGACAACCACTGTGATGTGGGAGCTGCAGGTGGACAGGGTTTTGTGTCTCCCTTCCTCACTTTGAGTCTTAAGAGAGTTTACAATAATTCCATAGGAGACTAGGAGAAGGATGAAGACTGTCATACAAATTGCTCCACCATTGGCAACCACAGTGAGTCCAATTAAGTAAGTGTCAGTACACGCTAATTCCAATAATGGGTACATGTCACAGATAAAGTGATCGATAATATTGGGGCCACAAAAAGGGAGGTTGTAAACAAAGATAACTTGAACCAAAGAGTGGGCAAAACCTCCAGCACAGGCTACCGCCAACAGGAGAATACAAACCTGATGACTCATGATAGACATATAATGCAGGGGtttacagatggccacatagcgatCATAGGCCATAAAAACTAGAAGGAAGACCTCAGCACCACCAAATAAGTGCTCTACAAATAGCTGGCCTATGCAAGCAGAAACTGAAATTGTTCTTGTGTTGCAGATTAAGTCCATAAGCAACTTGGGTGAGAAAGCAGTGGAATAAATAGCATCCATGAGTGACAAACAAGCAAGGAAAAAGTACATTGGGGAGCCCAGGGAAGGGCTGGCAATCACTGTCACCACAATGAGCAGGTTGCCCACTATTGTCACAATATAGATGAGTAAAAACATGACAAATAATGCTTTTCTCCCAGCAGGATCCTGAGTGAGGCCTAGTAGGATAAATTCTGTCACATTGTTGCTCTGTCCCATTTAATCTGTCCCAATCAATTGGGAGTAGATTCAGGAGTAAGAACTAAGGATAACACCAGCCATGATATTGTAAATGTGTCCAAGAATCATTCTATCGTGGATAAAGTCTTCGTTCTCATTTTCTAGATGTAAATCCCAAGTGATTTCTAATAAGTGTCTAACAAATTCCTCTTCCATGGAGCACCACTGACTTGTTGATAACACTGTTTTcctttgggtgattttgttgagcCCACAGTTTCCAGGTTTGTTGTCAATGTCTAAGTGAATCTTTGTACCTAAGAGCAAacaaagttccaaagtctttAATATACTTAGACTTCTTACTTAAAAATATTAGTTTTTCAGAGATGTCAGTAATGACAAAAGAAGGGTGTTAATTTAAGAAATACACACTCCCCCCTCCACACCCACAcccgcacccacacacacacaccaacacccccccacacacacacacccacaccaacacccacaccccacacacacacccacaccaacaCCCAcaccaacacccacacacacccccacacgcacaccaacacccacacacacactccacacacacacccatacacacacaaagaaatccacacacaaggggaggaggtcctcccttatcagtggacttggaaaggggcagggaggagatgagagaggaagggtgggattgggaaggaatgagggagcaggatacagctaggatacagagttaacaaaatgtaactaataagaaaaattaaaaaaaaaaggtaaatggtgggacctggaaaggatcatcctgagtgagctgtcccagaagcagaaagacacacacggtatatactcactcatatagacttataggataaacctaaaatctgtccatctaaagaaactaatcaagagag
This Meriones unguiculatus strain TT.TT164.6M chromosome 21, Bangor_MerUng_6.1, whole genome shotgun sequence DNA region includes the following protein-coding sequences:
- the LOC110544280 gene encoding olfactory receptor 4A16-like; the protein is MGQSNNVTEFILLGLTQDPAGRKALFVMFLLIYIVTIVGNLLIVVTVIASPSLGSPMYFFLACLSLMDAIYSTAFSPKLLMDLICNTRTISVSACIGQLFVEHLFGGAEVFLLVFMAYDRYVAICKPLHYMSIMSHQVCILLLAVACAGGFAHSLVQVIFVYNLPFCGPNIIDHFICDMYPLLELACTDTYLIGLTVVANGGAICMTVFILLLVSYGIIVNSLKTQSEEGRHKTLSTCSSHITVVVLFFVPCIFMYVRPVSNFPIDKSLTVVYTVITPMLNPLIYTLRNSEIKICMEKLWCKRLTMEKLRMFF